From the genome of Pan troglodytes isolate AG18354 chromosome 16, NHGRI_mPanTro3-v2.0_pri, whole genome shotgun sequence:
AGATCCATGTGAAACATTGATGTGTCTCAGACGTGGGGGACCCTTTGCCCTCCCAGCCACCGAACCATGGAAGAACAGGGCCGGCaggttcctgggctcaggcaagaCACCTGGGCTGTGCCCTACTGCAGGCCTCCCTTGCCCACGCTGGCTCCCCTCATGACCCCAGGCAGCACTGGGACTCCTGGGCAGGAGTCAAGGACACCAACCAGCTCACAGCGAACCAAGGACGCCAGCCCGGATGCCACGCACCACTGCCAACCTGTCAGCTGCACAGCCTGCCCTGTGCATGGAGGGCGAGCACCCAGTCCCCTTCCCAAGGTGCACTGGAAATCGCAGCTTGGGGTTCCAGCGCCACGAGCTTTCTCTGGTGGGTCCCAATCCATGCCCCACACAACACCTCCCACACACAGAGTGGAGCCATACTCAACCAATCGGGAGACATATGGTGTCTTCTCCTTTCCTTGGGCCCAAGACCCCGCCACCCCGGAGATGACCTCATGGCTCAGAAGCAGCCTGGACTGCAAATTCCAGGAAAGTTCCTTCCACAGCGGGCCTTCCTACCTCAGGAGGATGCCCTTCCCACCACTCCCTCATAAGGAAGGGGTGATCCCCAGTGGGACACGGGCTGCACCCTTGGCCCAAAGCCCACGAGTCCCAGGACTGGACTGCACCACCATCAGGCACTGGCCGGAGCTAGTCTTGACCCAACCTCAGAGAAACAGCGCCACCCACCACATGGCTCAAAGAGGTGCCACTGGGATGGCCCATTGCTTAATAGGGTCGGTCCCATTGAGGGATATGGGTTTGGTGCAATCCTTGAAGCTCCATGGCCCGACCCAATGGGCCAAATTGCCCACCCTTCTCCAGGGTTGGAGAGCCCCCGTCAGATGTCTGTGGTGCCCTGGAGCCCTTGTGGCCCCCGTCATGTGGCCTGGCCATCCTAGAGGCCTGAACTGAGCACCAAGTCTGAGCTGAGCACTGCCCAGCTCCACTGTCCTGTGTGGAGCTGAGGAAACCCTTTCCTGCCTGGACCACCACTACCCCTGCAGGGCTTCAGAGAAGGCCTCCTCCTTGTGTCGGATTCCCAAGGAAGCTGCCCTCCTGGAGAACACATCCCCAGTCGGGATTCAGATCAGCTCCTGAGGAAACCCAGGTGACCCAAGGGCTGACCCTTGGGGACCCCACGCAGCTTGGCTCATGGCCCATGACACGAGCAGTATCCACTCACCTTTGCCAGTCAATCCCAGGGGGCCTGCTTGGGGGAAGAGCTCACTGAAAGACACAGAGGAGAATGCGACTCAGGAAGGAGCCACCAATGTGTCCCACTCCCGGGGAAACTGAGTGCAGACACCAAGCCCACACAGGAAGCCTGGTGTGCCTAATGGAGGAGCACAGACTGGGTTGGGTACCCCTCCATGATAGGCCCTTCAGGGCCTCGAGGTCTCCCGCCTAAAATACAGTGGTCCTGCCGGGGACCTTGTGATTCCCAGCATCCTCTTTCAAAATTCTCACCTAAGTTGGGCCTCAGCGTAATCCTATTGAGCATGATTTTTAAGTCATCACCTCTCTTCAGGACAATATAAAGTTCTCATCATTGACCCAACCCAGGACACCTCCATCCCCACTCACACATCCAGAGGGACCTGGATGGACTCACCACACCTCAGTGCAGGATACCAGGATGACAGGAAGGACCTGAGCTTTAGCGCACGGGAGGCTGAGCACGTGGCTGACAGACACTGGTCCGGGGCCAAAGGGCCTAACGCAATTCTTCCTCTGTGCTCACCATCTGGAGGGACGGGGAAAGGTGTCCAAATAGGGCCTTAAGATTCCATGCAGGAAAGCGGGGAGGGGCTGCTGGCTACACATGCTCTACGTCCATGGACTCATGTGATGGGATCCATGTGAAACGAGGACAGTTATGGACCTGGGGaacccttgtatctccccaccacCAAACCCTGGAAGGACAGGACAGGCGAGTAACTAGGCTCAGGCAAGATGCCCAGGCTGTGCCCTACCGCAGGCCCCTGGAGCACCTCCACTGTCCAAGCCGGCTTCCCTGCACTTCCTAGGCTGCATTGTGACCCCTGGGTAGGAGCCAGGGCCACCAACCAGCTAAGGCCAACCAAGGAGGCTTGCTCTGAAGCTAGGCGCCACTGTAGACCTGGCAGACGCACAGCCTGCCCCTGTGCAGGGAGGGTGCCCAGACTCCCTCTCCAAGCACGCACCAAAAATCACAGCCTGGGGCCACCTTCATGTGGCTTGGGCAGTCCTCAAGGCCAGACCCTAGCACCGAGTCTCAGCTGGGAGCTGACCTGCATGGGACTAATGGAACCCTTTCCTGCCTGGACCAATGTCACTCCTGTAGCACTTCAGGGAAGGTGTCCTCCTTGGGTCAGATTCCCAAGGAGGCGGCCCTTGTGGAGAACCAATCTCTCACCAGTGGGGATTCAGGTTGTCTCCCTGAGGAATCCCTCCTGTCCTGATAGCTGACCCTCAGTGACCCCACGTGGCCTGGTCCATGGCCCATGACCCCAGCAGGATCCACTGACCTATGCTGCTCAAGGCCAGGGGTCCTCCTGGGCGAACGAGTTCACTGAAAGACACAAGGGGAGAACAGGGGCTCAGGGATGAGCCACCCACATGCACCACCAAGGGGAATCTGAGCACCGACACGAAGCTCGCACAGGGAGCCTGGACTGCCTCATGGAGGAACGTAGAGACAGGTTTGGGCCCCCTCCAGATGCCCTTCAAGGACTCCAGGTCTCCAGCCCAAAATACAGCGGCCCTGTCAGGGACCTAGGGATCCCAGCGTCCTCTTCCAAAATTCTCACCTAGGCTGGGCCTCAGCGTAATCCTATTGAGCATGATTTTTAAGTCATCATCTCTCTTCAGAACAACGTAAGGTTCTCATCATCGACCCAACCCAGGGAACCCCCTCCCTGCTTAGGCATCCAGTGGCAACCGGATGGGCTCACCCAAGCTCaatgcaggagaccagggcaacAGGAAGGGCCTGAGCTTCAGTGCAACAGGGGCTAGGCACCCGGCTGATGGCCACTGGCCCGGGGACAGTGGGCCCAATGCAAGCCCTCCTCTGGGGTCACCATCTCGAGGAACAGGAAGAGGACAGGTGCCAAATGCAACCTCACCCCTCCATGCTGGCAGAAGGTGGGGTGTGCCAGCTCAGGGATGCTCGCCTTCCATGGACCCATGTGATGAGATCCATGTGGAATCCTGGCCCATCACAGACGTGGGCCACCTGATGCTCTCTCCGCCACTGAACCCTGAAAGGATAGGACAAGCAGGTCACTGGGCTCAGGCTAGAAGCCAGGGCTGCTCCCTACTGCAGACCACACGAGCACCTCCACTACACATGCCAGCTCCCCTACATGACACCAGGGTCACCCCAGGACTACTGGGCACAGGCCAGGGCCAGCAACCAGTTCATGGTCAACCAAGGAGGCTGGCCCGTATGCCTGATGCTGCTGCACAACTGGCAGTCACATAGCCAGTCCCTGTGCATGGTGGGCACCCACCCATGTGCCATATCCAAGCACATACTGGAAACCACAACCTGGGGCCCCAGGGCCACATGCTTTCTCTGGTGAGTCTCCATCCATGCCCTTCACACCTCGCAAACACACAGCCTGGCCACACTCAGCTAATCGGGGGGCACAGTGTCTTCTCCTTTCTTCGGGTCCAAGACCCCACCACACTGGTGGTGACTCCATGGCTCAGAAGCAGCATGGGCAGCAAATTGCCAGGAGCAGACCCTCAATAGCGGGCCTTCCCACTTCAGGAGGCCACCCTTCCCAACACTCGCCCATGAGGAAGGGATAACTTCCAGCCACAGGGAAGGGGTGACTTTCAGTGGGACGCAGGCTGCCCCCTTGGCCCAAAGCCCACGAGTCCAAGGGCTGGACTGCAGCACCACCAGGTGGCGGCCAGAGGTCAGCCTTGACCTAAACCCAGTGAAACAGCACCGCCCCCCTTCAGGCTCGAAGAGGCCCATGGGATGGCCCATTGCTCAACAGGGTGGGTCCCATTCAGGGCCATGTGTCAGGTGCGAAACTTGCATCTCAACAGCTCAACTCCATGGGCCCAATCACTCACCTTTCTCCAGGGACAGAGAGTGCCTGTGTGACCCCATGGCACCCCAGAGCCACTGTGGCACCCCTCATATGGCCAGGGCAGTCCTTAAGTCCAGACGCAAGCACCGAGCCTCAGCTGGGAGCTGCCCTGGGTGGAACTGAAGGAACCCTTTCCTGCCTGGACCACCGTTACCCCTGCAGGGCTTCAGGGAAGGGGACCTCCTTGGTTCCTGTTTCCCAGGAAGTCGCCCTCCTGGAGAACCCATCTCTTCCCAGTGGGGATTCAGGTTGGCTCCCTGAGGAAACCCTTCTTTCCCGAAGGCTGACCCTTGGCGACCTCACGTGGCCTGGCTCATGGCCCGTGATGCCAGCCACTCACCTATGCCAGTCAATGACAGGTGTCCTCCATGTGGAAGAGCTCACTGAAAGACACAAGAGGAGAATGGGGCTCAGAAAGGAGCTTCCCATGTACCTCAAACCCAGGGAACTGGAGGGCTGACACCAAGCCTGCACAGGGAGTCTGGGCTGCCTCAAGGAGGAGTGCAGAGACAGGGTTGGGCACCCACAAGATGCCCTTCAGGGCCTCCAGGTCTCCAGCCAAAAATACAGGGGCCCTCCTGGGGACCTCAGAATCCCAGCATCCTCTTCCAAACCTCTCACCTAGACTGGGCCTCAGCGTAATCCTATTATTGAGCATGATTTTTAAGTTATCACCTCTCTTCAGGACAATATAAGGTTCTCATTGACCCAACCCAGGGCACCCCCTTCCCCGCACACGCATCCAGCAGGATCCGGATGTGCTCACCACAGCTCaatgcaggagaccagggcaccAGGAAGGGCCCGATCTTCAGTGCACCAGGGGCTGGACACCTGGCTGACGGACGCTGACCTGGGGCCATTGGGCCCAGTGCAAGTCTTCCTCTGGGCTCAACATCTGGGGAAACAGGAGTAAGACAGGTGTGAAAACACAACCTCACCCCTCCATGGGGGCAGAAGGTGGGGTGTGTCATCCCAGGGATGCTCACCCTCCATGGATCCATGTGATGGGATGCATGTAGAACACTGGCCCGTCATGGACACAGGGCAACAAAAGCTCTCTCAGCCACCGAACCCTGGAAGGACAGGGCAAGTGGGTCACTGGGCTTGGGCAAGAAGCCCCGACTGTGTCCTACTACAGGTCCCATAAGCACCTCCACTGCCCATGCCGGCTCCCCCACACGACCCCAGGGTCATACCAGATCTACTGGGCACAGGCCAGCGCCACCATTCAGTTCACGGCCCACCAAGGAGGCTGGCCTGGATGCCAGATGCCGCTGCAGACCTGCAAGTCACATAGCCTATCCCTGTGCACTGTGGGCACCCACACAGGTGCCCTATCCCAGCATGTCCTAGAAATTGCAACCTGGGGTCCCTGGGCCACATGCTTTCTCTGGTGGGTCCACATCCATGCCCCACACACCTCCTAAGCACAGAGCAGGGCCGCACTTGGCTAATCGGGGGACACATGGTGACTTCTCCTTTCCTTGGGCCCAAGACCCGCTACCCTGGAGGTGACCCCATGGCTCAGAAGCAGCATGGGTGCCATATTCCAGGGACAAGACCCTCAACAGGCCTTCCACCTCAGGAGGTCACCCTTCCTGACACTTGCCAATGGGGAAGGGGTGACTTCCAGCCACAGGGAAGGGGAGATCCCCAGTAGGACGTGGGCTGACCCCTTGGCGTAAAGCTAACGAGTCCATGACAGGACTATAGCACCACCAGGCACTGGCCAGAGCTCAGCCTTGACCCAAACCTAGGGAAACAGCACCACCCCCTTCAGGCTCAAAGAGGTGCCCTGGGATGGGACATTGCTCAACAGGGTCGGTCCCATTCAGGGCAATAATTCGTGTGCGATTCTTGAATCTCTGCAGCTCGAATCCATGGGTTCTATGCCCACCTTTCTCTGGGGATGGAGAGATCCTTTGTGACCCCACTGCATCCCGAAGCCCCTGTTGCCCCCCTCACGTGGCCTGGTCAGTCCTGGAGGCCAGACCAATGCACTGAGACTCAGCTGGGAGCTGACCTGCGTGAGACTGAAGGAACCCTTCCCTGCCTGGACCACCGTCATCCCCGCAGGGCTGCAGGGAAGGTATCCTCCTTGGGTCTGATTCCGAAAAAAAACAGCCCTCTTGGAGGACCAATCTATCCCTCCATGGTGTGGATTCAGGTCGGCTGCCTGTGGAAACCCTCCTGTCTCAAAGGCTGACCCTTGGTGACTCCAACCTGCTGATGACCCATGACCCCAGCAGGACCACTCACCTATGCCGGTCAATGCCTGGGGGCCCCACCTAGGAGGACGAGCTCACTGAAACACACAAGGGAGAATGGGGGCTCAGGGAACCAGAGCCCAAGCCTGCACAGGGAACTTGGGCTGCCTCACAGAGGAGCCCAGAGCCAGGGTTGTGCCCCCCGGAGACGCCGTTCAGAGCCTCAAGGTCTCCTGCCTAAAATACAGTGGCCATGCTGGGGAACTTGGGATCCCAGCATCCTCTTCCAAAATTCTCACCTAGGCTGGGCCTCAGCGTAATCCTATTGAGCATGATTTTTAAGTCATCACCTCTCTTCAGGACAATATAAGGTTCTCATCATTGACCCAACCCAGTGCATCCCCCTTCCTGCACACGTATCCAGAGGAACCCAGATGTGCTCACCACAGCTCAGTGCAGGAGACCAGGATGCCAGGAAGGCCCTGAGCTTCAGCTCACCAGGTGTTGAGCACATGGCTGAGAGACACTGGCCTGGGGCCAGCGGACCCAATGCACGTCTTCCTCTGGGGTCACCATCTGGAGGGGTGGGGGACACGTATAGAAATACAGCCTCATGCCTCCATGCAGGAAAGTGGGCAGGGGGTGCTGGCTCACACATGCTTTCCCTCCATGGACTCAAGAGATGGGATCCATGTAAACAGTGATGATCATGAATGTGGGGAACCCTTGGTCCTCCTTGCCACAGCTCCCCCACATGAGTCTATGCCACAATGGGACCACTGGGCAGGGCCAGGACCACCAACAAGCTCAGAGCAAACCAAGTAGGCTGACCTGAATGCTACGTGCCACTACAGACCCCCTTTAAAAGCTCACACCAGAAATCAAATCCTGGAGCCCCAGGGCCACATGCCTTCTCTGATGGGTCCCCATTCGTGCACCGCACACCTCCAAACGCAGAGCCAGGCCATGCTCAGTCAATCAGGGAACACATGatttcttcccctttccttcgGCTCAAGACCCCGCCACTCTGGAGGTGAACCCATGGCTtagaagcagcctgggcaacaaattgCCAGGACAGGACCCTTGACAGTGGGACTTCTACCACAAGATGCCATCCTTCTGGCCACTCCACTTTGGGGAGGGGTGACCTTTAGCGGGACACAGACTGCACCCTTGGCCGAAAGCCCAAATTCCCAGGGCCAACCTGCAGCACCACCAGGTGAAGGCCAGAGGTCAGGCTTGACCCAACCCCACTAAGGCCACACCGCCCCCACAAGGCTCAAGGATGCACCACCGGGATGGCCCATTGCTCTACAGGTTCGGTCCATGCTGGGCCATGGGTTGGGCCCAATCCTTGAATCTTCACAGCCTGACTCCATAAGTCCGATCACCCACACCCTGCCCCTCTGCAAGCCTCGGGGACAGAGAGCACCCTCATAACACCCGTGGCCCCCGGAGACCCTGTGGACCCCCTCATGTGGCCTGGGAAGTCCTCCAGGCCTGACTTGTGCACTGAGTCTCAGCTAGGATGTGCACTGCGTTGAGTTGAAGGAAGCCCTTCCTGCTTGGACGTCCATCATCTCTGCATGGCTTCAGGGAAGGCATCCTTCTTGGGACCGACTTCCAAGGAAGCTGTCCTCCTGGAGAAACCATCCGTCCCTGGTGGGTTTCAGATGGGCTCCCTGAGGAATCCCTCGTGGCCTGAAGGGTGACTCTCAGTGACCCAAAGCGACCTGGCTCATGGTCCACGACCCCAGCAGGATCCACTTACCTATCCCACTTAAGGCCAGGGGTCCCCCTGGGCAGAAGAGCTCGCTGAAAGACACAGGGGAGAATGGGGGCTCAGGAAGGAGCCTCCAATGTGCCTCAACCCCGGGGAACTGGAGGGCTGACACCAAGCCCCCAAGGGAGCCTGGGCTGCCTCAAGGAGGAGCGCAGAGATGGGGTCGGGCACCCCTAAGATGACCTTCAGGGCCTCCAGGTCTCCAGCCCAAAATACAGCGGCCCTGCCAGAGACCTTGGGATCTCAGCATCCTCTTCCAAAATTCTCACCAAGGCTGGGCCTCAGCGTAATCCTATTGAGCATGATTTTTAAGTCATCACCTCTCTTCAGGACAATATAAGGTTCTCATCATCAATCCAACCCAGGGCACCCTCCTCCCCATGCATGCATCCAGTGGGACCTGGATGGGCTCACCACAGCTTAGGGCAGGAGGCCAGGGCACCAGGAAGGGCTTGAGCTCAAGTGCACCAAGGGCTGGGCACCTGGATGACAACCACTGGCCTGGGGCCAGCGGTCCCAAAGCAAGTCTTCTTCCACAGTCACCATCTGGGGGGACAGGAGGAGGACATGTGTCCAACCATGGGCTCACGCCTCCATACAGGGAATGGGGTTGGGGGTGCCAGCTCACACATGCTCTCTCTCCGTGGACCCATGTGATGGGATCCATGGGAAACACTGATGTGTCATAGATCAGGGGAACCCTTTGCTCTCCCAGCCACTGAACCATGGAAGGACAGGGCAGGTGggttcctgggctcaggcaagaCACCTGGGCTGTGCCCTACTGCAGGCCCCTTGAGCACCTCCATTGCCCATGCCAGCTCCCTGCATGACCCCGGGTGGTATCTGGACCCTTGGGTAGGGGCCATGGACACCAAACAGCTCACAGCAAACCAAGGACACTGGCCCGGACACCACGTGCTGTTGCCTACCTGGCAGTTGCACAGTCTGCCCTGTGCATGGAGGGCACCCACCCTCCTTTCCTCAAGGTGCAATGGAAATCGCAGCCTGGGGCTCCAGGGCCACAAGCTTTCTCTGGTGTGTCCCAATCCATGCCCCACACAACACCTCCCACACACAGAGCAGGGCCACACTCAGCCAACCGGGAGACATATGGTATCTTCTCCTTTCTTTGGGCCTAAGACCCGCCCCTGCCCCCCAACCCACTGGAGTTGTCCTAATGGCTGAGAAGCAGCCTGGACTGCAAATTTCCAGGAAAGGTCCTTCCACTGCGGGCCTTCCCAACTCAGGAGGACATTACTGCCACTCGCCCACAATGAAGGGGTGACCCCCAGCGGGACATGGGCTGCAGCCTTGGCCCAGAGCCCACGAGTCCCAGGACTGGATTGCACCACCATCAGGCACTGGCCAGAGCTAGTCTTGACCCAACTTCAGAGAAACAGCGCTGCCCCACAAATGGCTCAAAGAGGTGCCACTGGGAGGGCCCACTGCCTATAGGGTCAGTCCCATTGAGGGTCCTGGGTTTGCTGCAATCCATGAATCTCCATGGCCTGACCCCATGGACCGAATCACCCACCCTTCTCCAGGGTTGGAGAGCCCCCGTGAGATGCCCTTGGCTCCCCGGAGCCCTTGTTGCCCCCCTCATGTGGCCTGGCCATGTTAGAGGCCTGACCCAAGCACCAAGTCTGAGCTGAGCACTGCCCCGCGTGGGGCTGAGGAAACCCTTTCCTGCCTGGACAACTGCCACCCCTGCGGGGCTTCAGAGAAGGCCTCCTCCTTATGTCCGATTCCCAAGGAAGCTGCCCTCCTGGAGAACACATCCCCAGTTGGGATTCAGATCAGCTCCTGAGGAAACCCAGGTGGCCCGAGGGCTGACCCTTGGGGACCCCACGCAGCTTGGCTCATGGCCCATGACACCAGCAGTATCCACTCACCTATGCTCGTCAATCCCAGGGGTCTGCTGGGGGGAAGAGCTCACTGAAAGACACAGAGGATAATGGGGCTCACGGAGGAGCCGCCAACGTGTCCCACCCCAGGGAAGCTGAGCGTGGACACCAAGCCCACACAGAAAGTCTGGTGTGCCTAATAGAGGAGCACAGACAGGATTGGGCCCCTCCATGAGGTGCCCTTCAGGGCCTCGAGGTATCCAGCCTAAAATACAGCAGCCCTGCTGGGGACCTCGGGATTCTAGTGTCCCCTTCCAAAATTCTCACCTAGGCTGGGCCTCAGCGTAATCCTATTGAGCATGATTTTTAAGTCATCACCTCTCTTCAGAACAATATAAAGTTCTCATCATCGACCCAACCCAGGGCAGCCCCCTCCCTGCCTAGGCATCCAGTGGCACCCGGATGGGCTCACCCAAGCTCAACGCAGGAGACCAAGGTGACAGGAAGGGCCCGAGTTTCAGTGCAATAGGGGCTAGGCACTTGGCTGATGGCCACTGGCCAGGGACAGCGGGCCCAACGCATGTCTTCCTCTGGGGTCACCATCTCAAGGAACAGGAAGAGGACAAGTGTCCAAACACAACCTCACCCCTCCATGTGGACAGAAGGTGTGGTGTGCCAGCTCAGGGATGCTCACCTTCCATGGACCCATGTGATGAGATCCATGTGGAATACTTGCCCGTCATGGATGCAGGGCACCCGATGCTCTCTCCGCCACTGAACACTGAAAGGATAGGACAGGCAGGTCACTGGGTTCAGGCTAGAAGCCAGGGCTGTGCCCTACTGCAAGCCCCACAAGCACCTCCACTACACATGCCAGCTCCCCTGTATGACACCAGGGTCACCCCAGGACTACTGGGCACAGGCCAGGGCCAGCAACCAGTTCATTGTCAACCAAGGAGGCTGGCCCATATGCCTGATGCTGCTGCTGCACAGCTGGCAGTCACATAGCCAGTCCCTGTGCATGGTGGGCACCCACCCATGTGCTGTATCTGGGCACATACTGGAAACCACGACCTGGGGTCCCAGGGCCACATGCTTTCTCTGGTGAGTCTCCATCCATGCCCCTCACACCTCATAAACACACAGCCTGGCCACACTCAGCTAATCGGGGGTCACAGTGTTTTCTCCCTTCCTTGGGCCCAAGATCCCACCACACTGGAGGTGTCTCCATGGCTCAGAAGCAGCATGGGCAGCAAATTGCCAGGACAGGACCCTCAATAGTGGGCCTTCTCACTTCAGGAGGCGACCCTTCCCCACATTCGCCCACTGGGAAGGGGTAACTTCCAGCCACAGGGAAGGGGTGACTTCCAGAGGGATGCAGGCTGCCCCACTGGCCCAAAGCCCACGAGTCCAACAGCTGGACTGCAGCACCACCAGGCACCGGCCAGAGCTCAGCCTTGACCTAAACCCAGTGAAACAGCACCACCCCTCTTCAGGCTTGAAGAGGCCCATGGGATGGCCCATTGCTCAGCAGGGTGGGTTCCATTCAGGACCATGTGTCAGGTGCAATCCTTGAATCTCCACTGCTCAACTCCATGGGCCTGATCACCCACCTTTCTCCAGGGACAAAGAGCATCTCTGTGACCCCCAAGGCACCCCGGAGCCCCTGTGGCCCCCCACATAGTCAGGGCAGTCCAGACGCGAGCACCGAGACTCAGCTGGGAGCTGCCCTGG
Proteins encoded in this window:
- the LOC104002225 gene encoding uncharacterized protein LOC104002225 isoform X1; protein product: MDPWRVSIPGMTHPTFCPHGGVRLCFHTCLTPVSPDVEPRGRLALGPMAPGQRPSARCPAPGALKIGPFLVPWSPALSCVSSSTWRTPVIDWHRVQWRREHQVAHVCDGPGFHMDLITWVHGRRASLSWHTPPSASMEGELVRPGGPLALSSIDGEHRGRIALGPLAPDQCLSATCSASRALKLRSFLSSWYPALRCVSSSPKQAPWD
- the LOC104002225 gene encoding uncharacterized protein LOC104002225 isoform X2 gives rise to the protein MTGQCSTCIPSHGSMEDVEPRGRLALGPMAPGQRPSARCPAPGALKIGPFLVPWSPALSCVSSSTWRTPVIDWHRVQWRREHQVAHVCDGPGFHMDLITWVHGRRASLSWHTPPSASMEGELVRPGGPLALSSIDGEHRGRIALGPLAPDQCLSATCSASRALKLRSFLSSWYPALRCVSSSPKQAPWD